From Zea mays cultivar B73 chromosome 3, Zm-B73-REFERENCE-NAM-5.0, whole genome shotgun sequence:
AAGACAAAAAAAATCTTAGAGCTTTTGGACTTATCATACCATACAAAAGGATACAAATTTGGATATGATACCGACAGTGACATAAGACAACTGCTAAAGATATGAAATAGGTGCTTTATCGAGCAAAGGAGTAGAACACATATAGCCGACACTACAAGAGATGACAGTGTCTCGCATTGGAATCCTAGCATCTCCAAGAACTATGGTTAAATTATTTCAAGAAGCAAAAAGAATAATATGCCATATCATGAGTAATAATAGACTAAGATAGCAAAGAATAATATGCTATATTGGGTAATGTAGATAAATATAAAAGGCACACATCATAATTGGTATACATTCTCTGGATTGTCTCATCATGCAAAGCAAAAATCTAGATTTACTCAACCCACAGGAAAAATGCTCTTGCTCGATCTCATTTTAGGACAAAACAAAAAAGGTTTGTTCCAAAATAAATAATATAGGGGTTCTTTAGTGAATACAACATGGAGACAACTTCAACAATGAGAAagtagcaaagcaaaacacctacCACCATCAGCTTGAAGAACTTGGACATGATATCAATCTGCAAAAAACATATTATCCAACAGTAGAAAATTAATAATGGATTTAGTCTTCCGTTCTTAGTAAAATAAACAGAGTAATCAATCCTACCGAGGCATTCCCACTCCGTTTTATATCTGTCTGTCGAAAATACGACCTAGATATGTGATGATGCCCCATTTGCCTTTGCACCGTTACCAGACTAAAAAATATTGTTTACATCAGATGAGAAAAAGACCCACAAAGGAAGCCTATGCCACAAGCCCACAACAACGCCAGTCTTCCAATCTCAAGAGGCCAGTACAAGCAAAAAAAAAAACTGAAACTCAAATCCAGAAATCAATCATCGTAATTTCCCTATCAAAATATCCACCAGTTCCAGTTACAAGATTAAAACAGATTCATTTTAGGAAAGTGGATCCCAGGAACAAGGAAATGTAAACAACCAGCGAGGTGAGTAGCTCTAGGGACCAAGAAAATGTAAGCAACCAGCGAGTTGATGTACTCAATCTAAAATAATAACAAAATTGTTTAACTAAATACCCTCAACATGCCCGCAATGACCAGTCCCAAAACAATCCTGGAGAAAGAGTTGTTCCGAGCAGAACCATGGGATGACAATTATAACAAAATCTGAAAGCTATGAATGGTCCTCAGATATAGAATACAAACCTAAATTGTCCTTTCACACAAGCCACAAACCAAATATTTTCCCCATGTATACGTACACAACGTTGCAGGCTCACTACCCATTGGTATATTTTTATACTGATATAAGTACTTGCTATTCTCTCTTGCTTTTCCTTTTTTCATTCACTGATGGAAGTCTGAACCAAAATCTACATGCATTGGTGGAATGGAAATGTGACCTCCACTTTCGTAAGTCCGAGCGGGCTTACAATAGACCGCTAATCAGCTCATGTCATGACAATTTGTTAGAGGTTACTTAACCACACTTTGGTCCAGCCTAATATATATACAAGCAAAACACAAGAAGTGGGCTTTTGCAAGATAAGAGTAGGGGGTGGATGAATGCAAGCAGCTAGTTGTCAGGCACCAACTTTCTATACTCTTGATAGAAATCTCTATCTAAACGAGGGCAAGGGACAATCAAACACatgtaaatatagaaactaaaattgaTGAAACCACATGAAAACATTGCTTTGGCCGCAATTTCAAACTGAACCTATTTTGTAAAGGAAATCAAACGCCTAATCTCCAACAAACTATCAACACCAAGAAAGAAACCCAGTAGATAATAGCTAGGGTTTGACAGGGTGTAGGGTGCAGGGTGCGTACCTCGGGCGAGAAGGTGCACGAGGGGCGTGGAcgcgtggtggtggtggtgcgcgcgggggcgggcgcgctcaTCTCCTAGAGGAAGCTGTCGccgcgggaggggagggggacAGAGAGGTGCGGAGGCCCGACCGCGCGTCATCCAATCGAAGAAATGGAAATCACTCACTTCTCGGAGGAGCTCGGGGTGGAGGTGGCCGGTGTCGGGTGGGGACGGGCTCCGTCCCGTGGCGCAGAGTGCGGCGCCTGCTCCGTCGAACCGTTGGTCGTGGTAGCGTCCATGACGAGATCCAGGATAAAGGGGCAGCGAGGGAGTCGGGCGTGAGGGAgaaggaggggagggaggcgggcGCGGTCCTCCCAGCCATCGCGCTGGGATGGTGGATGGGGAGCGGACGGCGTCGGGGTGGGGACGGGAAGGGGCGGCGGGGGAGTCAAGCgcgagagagaaagagaggagggggaggggaacgAGCGGGTTGGGGTCGCGGTTGCATCGTGGTGGAAGAACGGCTTAGATTCATCGAAGGCAAAGAACGGCTTAGATGCACCgaaggcagaaccaggggaggcagcctaccccttagagtcttaataggtagtatagatgTACATGGAGAGATTTTTTTAAATAGAATCACACAGATGGAATCTCAGCTCACGTTCAAAAATACCCATTTTAAGAGAAGATGAAAAACAGCTTCAGAAGCTTCTGGCCCATGACCCTTCCCAAATGGGCCATTTCCCATCTCGTGGATGGGCCCACACGCTCCTTAAAACCCAAATCAGTAGCCACATGTTTCGTCCTTCTCTCTTCCCATCGTCTCTCTGACCCTCTCCCCTCGTCCCGAACTGGCGAACAGTAAGCGAAACATAAACAAACAACCACGGACCCAATGAAATCGAGGGAAGGTTCACGACACGCTGCTCCCCACCACTAACCGCACTCGATTGAGCGCCATGCTGCAGCTCCAGCCCCCTGGGTTCCTGCCCATCCCGCGCCGGCGCGTCACCGCCCGCGGGCGTCGCGCCCGCCCTGTCATCGCCTTCAACTCCCAGTGGAAGATCCCCGACGTCGACACAGGTGAACACCTCCCCGTTAGCTAGTCCTCTAGCCCAGCCCCAGCCCCAGCCCCAGCCCACCCGGAGGTGCTCGGTCGGATGTTTCTGTTTTCCCTCGCTGATCCCCGCGGCCACCGCGTGGTTCCTGTTCCTCGCAGATGCGGTGCGGGAGCGAGTGCGGTCTTGGATGTCTCTGGCGCGGGGCGCGATcgccgacgcggggcgcgcggcgCGGGAGGGAGGGAGGCACAAAGAGGAGCCCGAGGGTGGGAAGAAGAAGCAGCGGAAGGAGGTGACCGTGGAGGAGCAGGCGTTCGTTGCGGTGCCAGAGGTCACCGTGGAGCCGCGGGTGCCCCAGGGTTGGCTCTCGCTGGACGCCGTCGTCTCCATCGAGCAGTTCGCCAGGTAGGGTCAAGCAGTGTGTGCTTGCGAATCTATGCATTGGTATGTCTTATATGGTGATTCTACTACCGAATTAGCTAGGCTCATTAGAAAATTTCTGTAAGTTTCAAATTGCTGGGTCCTTGAAGTGAACGTGGCACGTAGCAGCGGGCTACTTTGGTGTTAAATCAATCTGTAGACTGTGATCGTTCCCTGTCTTGCTGTCTAGTTAACAAGAATTATCAGTATTAGGTAGCTTTGATTGTCAGCACTTTTCGTCTCAGAGATACTTTATATAGATGAAACTGGGTCACGTTGTTTCCAGTTGGTGCTCTTATAAATTTATCACACTTCATTTTGCATTTACAGCGCCATTTGGGTATTGAGTAAATGATTATCTCGGCATGTTTAAGAGAGCAAACAATAATAACAACAAAAACACAGCACAgaccttttagtcccaagcaggTTGGAGCCAAGCAACTCAGCATGTATAAAAAAACTCGGCTGGTAGGGGAAAGACCGCCCCCATGGTGTTATATTAAGAAGAAGTTCAATCGGAGCCCTGACCGAGAGAGGTCACGAAAACTGGTCCCCGGTGCAACATGAGGGTCCGCCCCCTATAGACCAGATCTTTACTCGTACTTTGAGCTCTCCCAGAGCCTACACGAGGATCTACCCCCATAGGTCAGTCCATCTCGTGTGTGCACGACTAGGGAACCAGCAAGTGACTTTTTTTAACCTCAGTCTGAAATGCGCCCCCACTGGGATTCGAACTCAGGACCTAAGGAGTGCAACTCAGACCACCAAACTAACTCGGCCAGAGAACCATATTTTCAAGTTTGGTCTTTTGAATAGTCCACAGCTGAAATGTTTTTCCCTTGGTTTGATCCATCTATGTATATAATTTTCTGGTAGGTTGAATGGGTTGACGGGGAGACAGGTGCAGAGGATATTTGAATCACTTGCTCCAGAGCATCTGCACAATGACGCTCGAAGCCTGGTTGAGTATAGCTGCTTCCGCTACTTGGCAAAAGATAATTCTGACTTCCATCCAAACTTGAAGGTAAAATTGGCTGCTGATCCAGTAATCATGCTCCATGTTTCCACTAATGAGTTTACGAATAAAATCACTTTAGGCTTGGTTGTGACATATTATAATCATGCTCCATGTCTTCTCTGATGTTTTCTCTGCTGAGTTTGAACTCTACTAGTCTAACTACGCTTAACTTCTGTATATGTGCTTCTACGTTAATTGTATAGTGATGTTATGGGCCTTAGCCCATTAGCTATGTCATTATGGCTAGGTTAGCTGTGGCCACTGTTCACGTGCCGGCCAGATAGTGTTTGTTATGTTGCTTAGCTATTAAGTTAGGGTTACCTCTCTATATAAGGAGGGGCAGGGTATTAGTAGAGGGGGGAAGAAGAATAGATCTGGTTTACTCCTAGAGCCTCCTACGGGAGGGCTAAGTACCGGGACTATCTTGCGAGTGCATCGCAGTTCACAACAAGTGACCGTACTTCTTGTTGTTTCAAATTGTCTACAGGAGCTTGCCTTTCAAAAGCTTATCTTTGTGACTATGCTTGCTTGGGAAGATCCATATAACGAAGACAGCAGTCCACTTTCTTCGCTAGACAACTATTCTGTATTGGTGATGACTTATTCCTCTATGTTCTCTCTGTACTGGAGTTGCAAAAAATGGATTTTGAGTTAGATATTCTAAAATGTTAGGGAAGGCTTGTTGGAGAAGATGCCTTTGCCCGAATTGCTCCTGCTGTTGCAGGTGTTGCTGATGTTTCAACAGCTCATTATCTCTTTAGGGCTCTTGTTGGTGCAGAAAAGGGACTTTCATTTGATCTGTGGACAACATATCTAGCGGAACTTTTGAAGTAAGGATGCATCATCATATTAATGTGAAAATTTTGAGCTTTTATATATCATGACAGGAGATTCATTTTATTTGAAGTAGGCTCTTAATCATGCAAATCATTTCTTCACATCCACATTAACTTCTCCTGTAACTTAGGCAAGAGGAGATCTTGATATGCAGAAATTATTATATGTCGGTGCTTATGACTTTGTCATGATGTCGTCACATCAGCATATTATGCTTATTTAATTTTTCGCAAGATAAGATTATGGTGCAATTTTTTTACAGCTCCACCACCTGACATGATTGCAATATGAGTTAGTCTCTTATCTATATTCATGTTGAACTTTTGTGCGGAATAAGTGAATATTGGAGTTCCTTTCATTAATAACCAAGTACATTCGAATAGGGTTCATCATGGCAGGCAAACACATCAAACGGGAGATAATTTTTTGTATGATGAGAAAGTCTTATGCATTGGCTCTAGTAAAAAAAGACCTGTTCTAAAATGGGAGGAAAATACCGCATGGCCAGGAAACCTTACCTTGACGGACAAGGCGCTGTATTTTGAGGTAGGTCTCTGGACCTGAAATGTCTACATGTTTGGGCTGATGCTCCGTACTGGCATTTCTTTGATCACATAGTTTTCTACCTGTTCCCTACTTGGCAACATGCAATTTTGAGAATTCGTGAGCATGAGAGGACCTCAACCTCAATTTCTTTATATTTCTATTGATACTGGCAGGCCATTGGACTGTCAGGTACCAAGAAACCAATGAGGCTTGACCTTACAAATCAGAATTCAAGGGCTGAAAAGACGAAAGTTGGACCATTTGGATCCAAACTATTTGACTCTGCTGTCTCAGTTTCTTCTGGTTCAATGTAAGTAACCCGTTGATCATTCACTACTACTGGAATGTCAATTTTCCATGCACATGTAGTTTGATAGTCTAATTCTAGAGCTCCAGCCTGTGCCTAGTGATCGCTGCTACATGCATAGAGACATTGCATTTGCATCATATTAACTATTTGACTGGTCTAGTTTTTGGTACTTGTAAGTCATAGACAGTATCTGTACAGGAAAACATATTTATCATTATCGTGTATTCATTTGAGCAATCCCATGAATGCAGAAGTTGCAATCACTTTAATCATTTACTGCAACTTCTGCAGATTGTTGTTATGATATCATGTTTTTAGTATGATCTCAACTCTGAAGGTAACTGGTTTACTACTAGCAGGTCAGATGAATGGACATTGGAGTTTGTTGATTTCAGTGGGGAGATGAGACGAGATGTGTGGCTCGCCTTCATCAGTGAAATTATTTCAGTTTATAGATTCATTCGTGAATATGGTCCAGGTGGTGATGATCCAGCAATACATAATGTGTATGGTGCGTACAAAGGGAAGAAAAGAGCTGTTAGTAGTGCAGCGAACAGTATTGCAAGGCTCCAGTCTCTGCAGTTCATACGGAGATTATATGAAGATCCAGCTAAGCTAGTGCAGTTCTCTTACCTGTCCAACGCACCATTTGGTGATGTTGTTCTTCAGACCCTAGCAGTGAACTTTTGGGGTGGGCCTCTGACTACAAAAGCCAGATCTGCAAATCATAGATCAACTCAGTGGCATAGATCTTCAGAGGACCCATCTAGCGGTCGCACACATGTTTACGACATAGATGGCAGCGTGTACTTGCGCAAGTGGATGACGTCCCCCAGCTGGACATCTAGCCACTCAGCCAATTTTTGGAGAAATTCTTCTGTCAAGTATGGTATAATATTGAGTAAATCTTTAGTTGTAGCTGATAAAAACCTTGTAGAAAAGGCAATGGTTGACTGTAAAGAGAAGAGCAAAGTAGTTGAAAGGACACAAGCGACAATAGTTGCTGCTACAATCGAAGGTATTCCAAGTAACATTGACCTCTTCAAGGTATTTGATTTTCACCTAGTTTCATGGAGTATGAAAACCATATTATATTTTTTAAGAATATCCTTAACATATCTAACATCTTTGTCATGTTGTTGTATCAGAACCTTatgcttcatttttaacatttatcCTTTTTTCTCAAATCAGGAGCTTATGCTTCCTTTTGCAATAGTGGCTGAAAATTTCAAGAAACTGCAACGCTGGGAAAATCCACGttcaacattttgttttctactaTTGGTTCATACTGTTATTTTCAGGTAAGCTACTTTTCTATGAGTTATTTCTTCCTTAGTCACCCTGAGAAGTCGAATATTGATCCACTCTATTAAATATTGATTTAAAAACTCGACTTGCACGTGCATTGTATTAAGAATACCTTCTCACACATGTCGAGAAAACTCCCGCTCCACCCATACATAGCGGCATTATGGTCCATGTGAGAactgttgaagtgtataagtagATTGGCTACCTTCTTtcatcagcttaagcttttgagTTGAACTGGTTAATGTGTTcactctaacatggtatcaaagccagaGGTCTCAAGTTCAAATCCTGTCAGAGGCTTTATTTGTGCCTCCACtcatttatttacatgtttgtgtCTTTCTCTCTAGCTGCACATGAGTGggggtgttgaagtgtataagtggattgtcTACCTTCTCTCATCggtttaagcttttgggttgaactggttagtgcgtcCACTCTAACAAGAACGACCACGATCGGGGCCGaaccttagacctgtgctttagCGTGGGACAAATGAGGAGATTTTTTTAACCCTAGCCTCCCCCACTAAGAGTCAAACTCAGGACCTGAGAAGTGCTATTcataccacctaaccaactcagctagaggtccTTTCGCTTAAATATTGATTTAAGACAATCATGCACTTGCTTTGTTAGTCATTCTTGTTAGGTTGTTATGTGACGGGTCTAGAGCCCGGCCCAAGAGGCTCATTTGGGTTAGGATATGTAACCTATGTTCTGCATTGCATACAATCACAATCTCTCCTTTCATGGTATCCTGAGCCTCTTCTTGGAGCCTTGTAACCGCTGACGCCACCATGGTCGGCATGCTTCCCTCCTCCATTGTCGTCGCCTCCCCATCCCCTCTTCTGTTGGCACACTGCTAAGGGCCGCTATCGTGGGAGTCGTGGGTGTGCGCACACGGGTTTAGGCACAGTCGTCGCCGCGAGCATAGGTGTGTGCGAGCGGGGCTGAGGTGCACGCTGCTGCTCCCATGGGCACAGATGTCGTCGAGGCGTGCGTCGCCGCTATCGAAGACGACACCCTAGCCAGTCCCGTCGCGAATGCGGGCACAGCTGGCCTAGGCGCAACTTCTTTCCCCGTACTCCCGTTGTATCTCCCTTCTTCCGTTCTTCTCTGGTGCGATGGTGCCCTTCCCAGTGCCGCTGTGGGCCACTATCCCCTCGACGATGTTGTTGCTGCTAGTGTCGCCGCCAAGTTTGTCGTTGCCATTGCTTGGGAGCATGAGCGGGCTACTTCTCTCGCTTTGGAGCAAGAGTGTGCCACCACCGATGTTCTTGCTCaccagcttgcggaggccgatcaAAAGCTTGAGGGTGTTGTGGTCTCTGACTCCTTCCCCGAATTTAATGATATTGAGGTTTTctatgtaagtagagggactctaactctcatcaagaggatgacactatgagttggggtaatttttctgtttattttctcaaacactacacaatgccatacccttagaggggttggggacacatatttatagccctaggggctgcactaccacaccttctcacacacactacacaacaggattgtcctctagatgctaaagagactacagaggacagtcaaaagcgactattgtcctctagatgctaaagggcctacagaggacagtcaaaaagcgtctgctgtcctctagatgctaaagagactacagaggacagtcaagctgtcctctagatgctaaaggactacaaaggacagtcaaaagcaggctgtcctctagatgctcaagacttattccatcattctccccctaagtcttgggcgtcgtcttgtgagaaagttgggtcatcccggacctggagcaaagctcaacaaacttgattttttccaaggggcttggtgagcaggtctgcaagctgatccttggtgttgatgtagcgcgccttgatgctcccttctgccaagcaatcttggatgaagtggtatctcagccggatgtgcttgctccgttcatggaacacggggttcttggccaatgccagagcggactgactgtccaccctgagttccaccgctccagtgtctctcccgaggagatcaccgagcagtcgagccagccagagagcctgagtcgaagcagtggacgccgctatgtactcggcctcgcagctggacatggccaccacctgctgcttgaccgactgccagctaatgaggcacttgccgaggaagaagaggatcccgcttgtgctcttgctagtgtcgatgtcgccggcgtggtcgctgtcgctgtacccgacaaggtgtgcctccccagggcacctcgggtagtagagaccgtggtcgagagtccccgcaacatagcggatgatcctcttcacagcctgctcatgctctgttgtcggtcgctgcaagaaccgactaacgtagccgacggagtatgccaagtcaggccgtgtgtggacgaggtagcgaaggctccccacaagacgccggtactgagtagcatccacctcctctgtcgtgctgtcgcgactcagcttcagcctctcctccatcggagtgggagctgggttgcagtcggtgagcccagccagctcaacaatgcgcttggcgtaggcggtctggcgaagtgtgatcccggagtctccctggtgcacctcaatccccaggtagaaggagagatgccccaggtcactcatttggaaggtggccttcatctcttccttgaacgctgccacctctacatccttggcgccggtgatcaccaagtcgtcgacgtagacacccaccagcagggcacttcctccattgccccgccgatagatggccgcctcgtgcgggcttggcgtgaaacccattcctttgagcgtggaatccagcttggcattccacgccctcggtgcctgtcgcaggccatagagagccttgcgtaggcgcaacaccttgccctccttgccagggatcgcaaaacctggcggctggtgtacatagacctcctcctttaagtcgccgttaagaaacgccgacttgacatccatgtgatgAACATGCCAGCCCTTCAGGGCTGCCAGCGCAAGGAGTCGCACGAATTCCATCCGTGCTACAGGGGCGaaggcatcgtcgaagtcgatcccctcctgttgcaagaaaccgcgtgccaccaagcgagccttatgcttgacgatggcgccggcttcatccctcttcagtttgaacacccacttaagggtgatcgcgcgatgaccatgagggagatcagcgagctcccaagtgcggttcgtctcaaccgcgtccatctctgactgcatcgcggcacgccaagccgcatgtttctcggcctccgcgaaagaccgaggctcaccatcgtcgcatgcaagatgcaactctcctgccagaatgcgagatgcagggcctggcaccgacgggtcgatgagaaggccctccacccttcgataccgcaacggctcaccgtcgtagcacgcgtcgacgcgctcctcgtcgcgggacagaggggtcacgagctccaccgggtcgtgctcgacacgagctggtgtcagagaggacgttcccggagagggtaccgtcggtgctggagtacgtggtggcgaagagctcgctgtagccggagtcgtggctggagtgcgtggtggtgaagagctcggtgtagcaggagctggagagtgtggcgctggagtcggtggagacttgggggctggggtagacctactcggagaagagttgcctactcccccagctccctcaaagtggacgtactcgatggtgaagtcgtacgtcggagtcgtgctgtcgtccaccgccttgtcccacgcccatcctcgcccttcgtcgaacactacgtcgcgcgccgtgcgcacacgctgtgttcttgggtcaaggatgcggtaggccttcgagccctccgcgtagccaatgaacacccctggggtgctcctatcgtcgagcttgctgatgtggccaagctctttggtgaacgcgaggcagccgaagacccgtaggtgagagaccgccggcttgcgcccatgccaagcctcgtacagtgtcatcccgttgagagccttggtgggcgagcggttgaggatgtaaaccgctatcaccaccgcctctccccagaagacagctgacattcctctctgcttgaggagagcccgagccatccccacaaccgtctggttgcgccgctcgacgacgccgttctgctgcgggctgtatggcgcggagtagtggcgctgaacgccctcatccgcaCAGTACGACGCAaactcagccgccgtgaattcgccgccgttgtcggtgcgcagcacgcgcagcttgcggccgcactccgcctccgcagcgacctgcacacgcctgatggcgttcgcagcctctcccttgctgccaaggatcatcacccacatgtagcgggagagatcgtcgacgagcagcaagaagtagcgtcgtcctcctggtgtggctggtgtcaccgggccacacaagtccccatgcacgagctcgagcctctccttggctcggaagctcgactgctggggaaaggggagccgtctctgctttgtcaacacgcagacatcgcagaattgctccacatggtcaaggcacggcaggcctcgtaccatctccttggcactgagccgcttcagggcctcgaagttaaggtgcccgaagcgctcgtgccactgccatgccccgtcgtctcgacgagcagcaaggcagcaaggttgtgccaccttgacattgaggatgtatagccgatttggactcctgcgtaccttggcaagaaggcgacgagagggatcccagatcctcatgactccgtgctcgacctccacgcgcgaaccgttctcatccagctgtcccaagctgatgatagagttcctcaacgcggggatgtagtagactccggtgagcagcctgtgctcaccagacgcggcggtgaagacgactgagccggcgcccttgatctctacgccggaggcatccccaaacttgacggagcctcggacgctagagtcaagctcggtgaagaactcccgtcggccggtcatgtgatgagtggcgccggtgtcgaggcaccatccttcgatcatgtccttgttggagccgtcgccgaggaaagcgcgtgctttcgactcatcaaggtggaggagtgccgctgcggccggtcccgctggagatggctcgatgcttgcatgtgccaggagcagggcctcctcctccgcctccgcctgtgcgacgttggcctgaccacgtcgtggctgccgacagtccctggcccagtggccaagcttgccgcagttgtgacagccgtcgtctcgtgccggcttcttgttgccgacggcgccgccttgggcacctccacgtgcaccaccctcagcatgtcctcgcgccccggcctgggcgcctccacgcgccttgcgcggcttgccgcgtttgcggcctcgtgtcgaggaggactcccccttcttcttgtcatcctggcaggcctcccactgctcccgagtgagatgtagcttcccgccgatagtgataggcctagagagagcctgtggttcgtcgccgtcgaccaccttgaggcgaccaatcgcctcttcgatcgtcatcgtggagaggtctagcagagactcgatcgagcgagcaatctgcctgtacttctcggggatgcaacagaagagcttctcaacagctctctcctcatcgtaggtgtcgtcgccgaactgcaccatcttctgcaacagagtgttgaggcggagagcaaagtcatcaacatcctcacctggcttgaaggccaggttctcccactccttgcgaagtgcctgtagtgtggtcttgcgggcacgatcgctgccgatgcgggtcgcagcgatggcgtcccaggcctccttggcagtccgcttttgggaaagcgaaaactgcatctcgggcgggactgcagcaatgagggcatccagcgcccgccgatcctcgtggtagtcgacgttgtcgtaacgaactgcttcccacatgtggcgaacctggagccgtaccctcatcaccgc
This genomic window contains:
- the LOC100384641 gene encoding uncharacterized protein LOC100384641, which translates into the protein MLQLQPPGFLPIPRRRVTARGRRARPVIAFNSQWKIPDVDTDAVRERVRSWMSLARGAIADAGRAAREGGRHKEEPEGGKKKQRKEVTVEEQAFVAVPEVTVEPRVPQGWLSLDAVVSIEQFARLNGLTGRQVQRIFESLAPEHLHNDARSLVEYSCFRYLAKDNSDFHPNLKELAFQKLIFVTMLAWEDPYNEDSSPLSSLDNYSVLGRLVGEDAFARIAPAVAGVADVSTAHYLFRALVGAEKGLSFDLWTTYLAELLKVHHGRQTHQTGDNFLYDEKVLCIGSSKKRPVLKWEENTAWPGNLTLTDKALYFEAIGLSGTKKPMRLDLTNQNSRAEKTKVGPFGSKLFDSAVSVSSGSMSDEWTLEFVDFSGEMRRDVWLAFISEIISVYRFIREYGPGGDDPAIHNVYGAYKGKKRAVSSAANSIARLQSLQFIRRLYEDPAKLVQFSYLSNAPFGDVVLQTLAVNFWGGPLTTKARSANHRSTQWHRSSEDPSSGRTHVYDIDGSVYLRKWMTSPSWTSSHSANFWRNSSVKYGIILSKSLVVADKNLVEKAMVDCKEKSKVVERTQATIVAATIEGIPSNIDLFKELMLPFAIVAENFKKLQRWENPRSTFCFLLLVHTVIFRNMLSYVFPFTLMTMALSMLAVKGLKEQGRLGRSFGKVTIRDQSPSNTIQKILALKEAMASVENYLQNLNVSLLKIRTILLAGQPEVTTQVAFVLLASSAVLLVFPFKYVLAFFTCDLFTRELEFRRETVRAFMNFVKERWESIHAAPVVVLPYEGAESSPKTLPAEVSGQAEPQNVQRGSGYVSSKNGISS
- the LOC100384641 gene encoding uncharacterized protein isoform X1 yields the protein MLQLQPPGFLPIPRRRVTARGRRARPVIAFNSQWKIPDVDTDAVRERVRSWMSLARGAIADAGRAAREGGRHKEEPEGGKKKQRKEVTVEEQAFVAVPEVTVEPRVPQGWLSLDAVVSIEQFARLNGLTGRQVQRIFESLAPEHLHNDARSLVEYSCFRYLAKDNSDFHPNLKELAFQKLIFVTMLAWEDPYNEDSSPLSSLDNYSVLGRLVGEDAFARIAPAVAGVADVSTAHYLFRALVGAEKGLSFDLWTTYLAELLKVHHGRQTHQTGDNFLYDEKVLCIGSSKKRPVLKWEENTAWPGNLTLTDKALYFEAIGLSGTKKPMRLDLTNQNSRAEKTKVGPFGSKLFDSAVSVSSGSIRSDEWTLEFVDFSGEMRRDVWLAFISEIISVYRFIREYGPGGDDPAIHNVYGAYKGKKRAVSSAANSIARLQSLQFIRRLYEDPAKLVQFSYLSNAPFGDVVLQTLAVNFWGGPLTTKARSANHRSTQWHRSSEDPSSGRTHVYDIDGSVYLRKWMTSPSWTSSHSANFWRNSSVKYGIILSKSLVVADKNLVEKAMVDCKEKSKVVERTQATIVAATIEGIPSNIDLFKELMLPFAIVAENFKKLQRWENPRSTFCFLLLVHTVIFRNMLSYVFPFTLMTMALSMLAVKGLKEQGRLGRSFGKVTIRDQSPSNTIQKILALKEAMASVENYLQNLNVSLLKIRTILLAGQPEVTTQVAFVLLASSAVLLVFPFKYVLAFFTCDLFTRELEFRRETVRAFMNFVKERWESIHAAPVVVLPYEGAESSPKTLPAEVSGQAEPQNVQRGSGYVSSKNGISS
- the LOC100384641 gene encoding uncharacterized protein isoform X2; the protein is MLQLQPPGFLPIPRRRVTARGRRARPVIAFNSQWKIPDVDTDAVRERVRSWMSLARGAIADAGRAAREGGRHKEEPEGGKKKQRKEVTVEEQAFVAVPEVTVEPRVPQGWLSLDAVVSIEQFARLNGLTGRQVQRIFESLAPEHLHNDARSLVEYSCFRYLAKDNSDFHPNLKELAFQKLIFVTMLAWEDPYNEDSSPLSSLDNYSVLGRLVGEDAFARIAPAVAGVADVSTAHYLFRALVGAEKGLSFDLWTTYLAELLKVHHGRQTHQTGDNFLYDEKVLCIGSSKKRPVLKWEENTAWPGNLTLTDKALYFEAIGLSGTKKPMRLDLTNQNSRAEKTKVGPFGSKLFDSAVSVSSGSIRSDEWTLEFVDFSGEMRRDVWLAFISEIISVYRFIREYGPGGDDPAIHNVYGAYKGKKRAVSSAANSIARLQSLQFIRRLYEDPAKLVQFSYLSNAPFGDVVLQTLAVNFWGGPLTTKARSANHRSTQWHRSSEDPSSGRTHVYDIDGSVYLRKWMTSPSWTSSHSANFWRNSSVKYGIILSKSLVVADKNLVEKAMVDCKEKSKVVERTQATIVAATIEGIPSNIDLFKELMLPFAIVAENFKKLQRWENPRSTFCFLLLVHTVIFRNMLSYVFPFTLMTMALSMLAVKGLKEQGRLGRSFGKVTIRDQSPSNTIQKILALKEAMASVENYLQNLNVSLLKIRTILLAGQPEVTTQGARIPEGNGESLHELREGTVGINTCCPCGRVAI